The genomic window CAGTTATTTCGCTACACTATAATATAAGCGATTACATAATGTGAAAGGATGGACATGATGATTAAAAACGATACATTTTTACGCGCTTGTCGCGGAGAAGCGACGGAATACGTTCCAGTTTGGTACATGAGACAAGCAGGACGTTCACAACCAGAATATCGGGCTTTAAAGGAAAAGTATTCCCTTTTTGAAATTACTCATCAACCAGAGCTATGTGCGTACGTGACACGTTTGCCTGTCGAACAATATAACGTCGATGCGGCGATTCTTTACAAAGATATTATGTCACCGCTTCCAGCCATCGGGGTTGACGTTGATATTAAAGCGGGAATTGGACCGGTCATTGCGAATCCAATTCGCTCTCTTGCCGATGTCGAACGCCTCGGTGAAATCGACCCAGAAAGTGATGTACCGTACGTGCTTGAAACGATTCGAATATTAACGAAAGAGCAACTGACTGTGCCATTAATTGGTTTTGCCGGTGCGCCGTTTACATTAGCGAGCTACATGATTGAAGGTGGGCCGTCGAAAAACTATAATAAAACGAAAGCGTTTATGTATGCAGAACCGAAAGCATGGTTTGCACTGATGGATAAACTAGCGGATATGACGATTCGTTACGTCAAAGCGCAAATTCGCGCAGGAGCAAGCGCGATTCAAATTTTCGATTCATGGGTCGGAGCGGTGAACGTTGCCGATTATCGTCAATTTATTAAACCGACGATGGAGCGTATTTTTACAGCACTTCGCGACGAAAATGTGCCGCTTATTATGTTCGGTGTCGGTGCAAGTCATTTAGCGAAAGAATGGCATGACTTGCCGCTTGACGTCGTCGGTTTAGATTGGCGTTTACCAATTCGTGAAGCGAAAGACATGGGACTAACAAAAGCGCTCCAAGGCAACTTAGATCCAGCCGTGTTGCTTGCGCCATGGGAAGTGATTGAAGCGCGCGTGAAACAAATTTTAGATGAAGGAATGGCACATGAAGGTGGGTACGTATTTAACTTAGGGCATGGCATTTTCCCACAAATTCAGCCGGAGACGTTAAAACGGCTTACGGCGTTTATCCATGAATATTCAGCAAAAAGAAAAGGATGAATGAACGATGTCAAAAAAAGTCATGGGACTGCTTGTCATGGCGTATGGTACGCCATACAAAGAGGAGGATTTAGAGCGATATTATACACATATTCGTCACGGTCGCAAACCGTCGGAAGAAATGTTGGCCGATCTTCGTGAGCGATATGAAGCGATCGGGGGGATTTCTCCGCTTGCGGCCATTACGAAGGAACAGGCGGAAAAGCTTGCTGAACGGCTAAATGAAGTGCAAGATGACGTTGAATTTCGCGTATACTTAGGGTTGAAGCATATTGAACCGTTCGTTGAAGATGCCGTTCGGCAAATGTATGAAGACGGTGTGACAGAAGCGGTTTCGATCGTATTAGCCCCACATTTTTCAACATTTAGCGTCAAATCGTACAACGGGCGAGCGAAAGAAGAAGCGGCTCGTTTAGGTGGACCGACATTGACGTGTGTGGAAAGTTGGTATACTGAGCCAAAATTTATTCAATATTGGGCAGATCGAGTAAAAGAAACGTATGCAACGATGTCTGAGCAAGAACGAAACAAAGCTGTATTAATTGTGTCAGCGCATAGCTTGCCTGAAAAAATTATTGCTATGGGAGATCCGTATCCGAAACAGCTACAAGAAACAGCAGATTTGATTGCGAAAGAAGCAGGTGTTTCCGAGTATGTGATCGGATGGCAAAGTGCAGGGAATACGCCAGAGCCGTGGTTAGGCCCTGATGTGCAAGATTTAACACGACAATTATACGAAGAAAAGAAATACGAAGCGTTTGTGTATGTTCCAGCGGGGTTTGTCGCAGATCATTTAGAAGTATTATACGATAACGACATTGAATGTAAGCAAGTAACGGACGAATTAGGGGTAAGTTACTATCGTCCACCGATGCCAAATGCGCATCCACAGTTTATTGACGCCCTTGCAACCGTTGTTTTAAACCATTTACGTAAAGAAGGCGAGTCATTATGAAAAAGAAAGTCGTCATTATTGGCGGTGGAATGACGGGATTGACAGCTGCGTATTACTTGCAAAAAGAAGCGCGAGAAAATCAGCTGCCGATTTCGTGTGAATTAATTGAAGCGAGCCATCGACTTGGAGGAAAAGTGCAAACGGTGTATCGCGACGGGTTTGTTATTGAACGCGGTCCAGACTCTTTTTTAGCACGAAAAATGAGCGCTTCACGTCTTATTCACGAAGTCGGGCTTGAAAAAGAACTTGTGCATAACACGGCCGGTCAATCGTACATTTTAGTGAATCGAACGCTACATCCGATTCCGGGCGGAGCGGTGATGGGGATCCCGACAAAGCTTGCCCCGTTTGTCGTGACGCGTCTTTTTTCTCCGTTTGGCAAGCTTCGTGCCGCTGCTGACTTTGTTTTGCCGCCGTTGAAAACAGAAGGAGATGTATCGCTCGGTCAGTTTTT from Anoxybacillus gonensis includes these protein-coding regions:
- the hemE gene encoding uroporphyrinogen decarboxylase — protein: MDMMIKNDTFLRACRGEATEYVPVWYMRQAGRSQPEYRALKEKYSLFEITHQPELCAYVTRLPVEQYNVDAAILYKDIMSPLPAIGVDVDIKAGIGPVIANPIRSLADVERLGEIDPESDVPYVLETIRILTKEQLTVPLIGFAGAPFTLASYMIEGGPSKNYNKTKAFMYAEPKAWFALMDKLADMTIRYVKAQIRAGASAIQIFDSWVGAVNVADYRQFIKPTMERIFTALRDENVPLIMFGVGASHLAKEWHDLPLDVVGLDWRLPIREAKDMGLTKALQGNLDPAVLLAPWEVIEARVKQILDEGMAHEGGYVFNLGHGIFPQIQPETLKRLTAFIHEYSAKRKG
- the hemH gene encoding ferrochelatase; this translates as MSKKVMGLLVMAYGTPYKEEDLERYYTHIRHGRKPSEEMLADLRERYEAIGGISPLAAITKEQAEKLAERLNEVQDDVEFRVYLGLKHIEPFVEDAVRQMYEDGVTEAVSIVLAPHFSTFSVKSYNGRAKEEAARLGGPTLTCVESWYTEPKFIQYWADRVKETYATMSEQERNKAVLIVSAHSLPEKIIAMGDPYPKQLQETADLIAKEAGVSEYVIGWQSAGNTPEPWLGPDVQDLTRQLYEEKKYEAFVYVPAGFVADHLEVLYDNDIECKQVTDELGVSYYRPPMPNAHPQFIDALATVVLNHLRKEGESL